In the Ammoniphilus sp. CFH 90114 genome, one interval contains:
- a CDS encoding DUF3231 family protein translates to MESERQVMMSTSELAHLWTTYMNDSMAICVLKQFLGHVKDKEIEGLLHFALSLSQEHLHHISSLFNNEDIAIPEGFSEQNDVDLSAPRLFSDTFYLFYLHNMGKIGGNGYSLSLANSARTDISKFFEGCVQASAELYNRTRETLLSKGLFLRPPQIVLPKRVEFVEKQGFLNGWLGDRRPLNCIEVMNIFFNIERNEIGRSLIMGFSQVAQTKEVIDFFVRGKQIASKQIEVFGSLLSESNLSASMTWDTIPTESTTPTFSEKLMMFHVAALTGASLSHYGTSLGSSPRRDIGMHYTRFMQEIALFAEDGANILIKNGWMEQPPMATDREALTKK, encoded by the coding sequence ATGGAAAGTGAAAGACAAGTGATGATGTCGACATCTGAATTAGCTCATTTGTGGACCACCTACATGAACGATAGCATGGCGATTTGTGTTTTAAAGCAATTTTTAGGCCATGTCAAAGATAAGGAAATAGAGGGTTTACTCCATTTCGCATTAAGCCTATCCCAAGAGCATCTTCATCATATTTCGAGCCTTTTTAATAACGAAGACATTGCAATCCCAGAAGGTTTTAGTGAGCAAAATGATGTCGACTTGTCAGCTCCACGATTATTTTCCGATACGTTTTATTTATTTTACTTACATAATATGGGCAAGATTGGTGGGAATGGCTACTCTTTGTCTTTAGCTAATAGCGCTAGAACAGATATATCTAAATTTTTTGAGGGGTGTGTTCAAGCATCCGCAGAACTTTATAACAGAACAAGGGAAACTCTCCTGTCGAAGGGCCTGTTTCTGAGACCGCCTCAAATCGTATTGCCTAAACGTGTGGAGTTTGTTGAAAAACAAGGTTTTCTTAACGGGTGGCTGGGTGATCGAAGACCCCTTAATTGTATAGAGGTTATGAATATTTTCTTTAATATTGAACGCAATGAAATTGGAAGATCATTAATCATGGGTTTTTCTCAAGTTGCCCAAACAAAGGAAGTCATTGATTTTTTTGTCAGGGGTAAACAAATTGCAAGTAAACAAATTGAAGTCTTTGGATCTTTACTTTCGGAATCTAATCTATCTGCTTCTATGACTTGGGATACGATCCCCACCGAATCCACGACACCTACATTCTCTGAAAAGCTCATGATGTTTCACGTGGCTGCTTTAACAGGGGCTTCGTTGAGTCACTATGGTACAAGTTTGGGGTCGAGTCCAAGACGTGATATCGGAATGCATTATACCCGCTTTATGCAAGAGATCGCTTTGTTTGCTGAAGATGGTGCAAACATCTTGATCAAGAATGGCTGGATGGAACAACCGCCAATGGCTACGGACCGAGAAGCTCTAACTAAAAAGTAA
- a CDS encoding cation diffusion facilitator family transporter, whose translation MVSHNVQKKVEYGAWLSITAYILLTFFKLLVGYIAQSKALTADGLNNSTDILLSVAILIGIRIARKPPDANHTYGHSKAESIASLAASFIMVSVGLNIILKSIQQLFLSPSIIVVPDTLAAWTAIFCALVMYFVYRFNYKVANQTNSSALLSAAKDNLSDAWVSIGAAIGIFAAQWNMPWLDPLAACIVGILICKTAWEIFQESSRVLTDGFDEGALSQFTHTIMLIKGVRVVDDIRARSYGSDIFVDVVIHVDPEINIIESHHICNQIEQIMLDRHQVSNVHIHIEPYINVS comes from the coding sequence ATGGTTTCACATAATGTGCAAAAGAAAGTAGAATATGGAGCTTGGTTGAGTATAACTGCCTATATCCTTCTGACTTTTTTTAAATTACTGGTTGGTTATATCGCCCAATCAAAAGCCCTTACGGCGGATGGTTTGAATAATTCTACGGATATTCTTCTGTCAGTAGCTATACTTATTGGAATCCGGATCGCAAGGAAACCACCAGATGCTAATCATACATATGGCCATTCCAAGGCAGAATCTATCGCTTCTTTAGCTGCGTCTTTTATCATGGTAAGCGTTGGCCTTAACATTATACTCAAGTCAATTCAACAACTATTTTTATCTCCATCGATTATCGTTGTACCTGACACTCTTGCTGCATGGACAGCTATCTTCTGTGCGCTTGTCATGTATTTCGTTTACCGCTTCAATTACAAAGTGGCAAATCAAACCAATAGTTCTGCCCTACTTTCTGCAGCAAAAGACAATCTATCTGATGCCTGGGTAAGTATCGGAGCAGCCATCGGTATCTTCGCTGCCCAATGGAACATGCCTTGGCTAGATCCCCTTGCCGCATGTATTGTTGGGATATTAATTTGTAAAACAGCCTGGGAAATATTCCAAGAATCCTCTCGCGTATTAACAGACGGATTTGATGAAGGAGCATTGTCCCAATTTACCCATACCATCATGCTGATCAAGGGAGTCCGAGTAGTAGATGATATAAGGGCCCGAAGCTATGGATCAGATATATTTGTCGATGTAGTGATTCATGTCGACCCAGAAATTAATATCATCGAGAGTCATCATATCTGTAATCAAATTGAACAGATCATGCTTGATAGACACCAGGTTTCCAATGTGCATATTCATATTGAACCATACATTAACGTTTCATAA
- a CDS encoding MarR family winged helix-turn-helix transcriptional regulator, with the protein MIQLRLSLNDYISIFIHQTDLTLTNHVKGKLAPFNLAPEQNLILMLLWEKDGMNQQELADKLQKDKTNIARMVLNLEQKGFIRRISGEHDRRSLRVFLTEEGKELGDHIIPIAEAFNSQVCKGISKEELQEVRRILSKMCANIQ; encoded by the coding sequence GTGATTCAGTTGAGATTATCCTTGAATGACTATATCAGTATTTTCATTCATCAAACAGACCTAACCCTGACGAATCATGTAAAGGGAAAATTAGCTCCCTTTAATCTTGCCCCTGAGCAGAATCTGATCCTCATGCTACTCTGGGAGAAAGACGGAATGAATCAACAAGAACTTGCGGATAAACTTCAAAAAGATAAAACAAATATTGCTCGCATGGTTCTTAACCTTGAACAAAAGGGATTTATCCGACGAATCAGCGGGGAACATGATCGGCGTTCATTAAGGGTTTTTCTGACAGAGGAAGGAAAGGAACTTGGCGATCATATCATACCAATTGCTGAAGCATTCAATTCACAGGTATGCAAGGGAATTTCAAAGGAAGAGCTTCAAGAAGTTAGGAGAATCCTTTCTAAGATGTGTGCTAATATCCAGTAA
- a CDS encoding nitroreductase family protein — protein MSISAAEREIHKVMKERSSVRKYKRGEKIPPEILKDIIELAGSAPSSWNLQHWKFLIIEDQDIKDKLLPIAYGQQQVSDCSALIIVLGDIQANENADRIYEDAVKVGYMTNEARQKLVENINGAYHNVHNFGLFEAIRNASLAAMQLMLAAKSYGLDSVPMGGFNADALRQELRIPDRYTINMMIPIGYAEAPAHQTPRFPVEEIMIRSFT, from the coding sequence ATGAGTATATCTGCAGCGGAGAGAGAGATCCATAAAGTCATGAAAGAACGGAGTAGTGTAAGAAAATATAAACGTGGAGAGAAAATCCCTCCGGAAATTTTAAAGGATATTATTGAATTAGCTGGGAGTGCACCCTCCTCATGGAACTTGCAACATTGGAAGTTTCTGATTATTGAAGATCAAGACATAAAAGACAAATTGTTACCGATAGCATATGGTCAGCAGCAAGTAAGTGATTGCTCGGCGCTCATTATTGTACTTGGCGATATTCAAGCAAATGAGAATGCCGACAGAATATATGAAGATGCGGTTAAGGTTGGATACATGACAAATGAAGCTAGACAAAAATTGGTAGAGAATATTAACGGGGCTTATCATAATGTGCATAACTTTGGATTATTTGAGGCCATACGAAATGCTTCTCTGGCGGCCATGCAGCTCATGTTGGCTGCTAAATCCTATGGCTTGGATTCTGTACCTATGGGTGGTTTTAATGCTGATGCATTACGTCAAGAACTTCGTATCCCAGATCGTTATACAATTAACATGATGATACCCATCGGATATGCAGAAGCCCCTGCTCACCAAACGCCTCGATTTCCTGTTGAGGAAATTATGATTCGCAGTTTTACTTGA
- a CDS encoding FAD-dependent oxidoreductase — protein MYDIAIIGAGPAGASAALFAAKAGKKTLVLDHDKSMTKRAWVENHYGVMEITGPDLVEIGKEQAKKFGAEIVTDTVQNITKADNGFKIETDNETFEADHIIFATGVAVELAEKVGIKTKEGTEPRIKTVLDVDAKGQTSVSGIWGAGTVAGVSVHTIITAGDGARVAINVISELNGERYVDHDVLKS, from the coding sequence ATGTACGATATCGCTATTATTGGTGCGGGGCCAGCGGGGGCCAGTGCAGCTTTGTTTGCGGCAAAAGCAGGGAAAAAGACATTAGTTCTTGATCATGACAAAAGTATGACCAAGAGAGCATGGGTAGAAAATCACTATGGAGTTATGGAGATTACCGGACCAGACCTAGTGGAGATCGGAAAAGAACAAGCAAAGAAGTTCGGCGCAGAAATCGTAACAGATACCGTCCAAAACATTACGAAGGCGGACAATGGATTTAAGATCGAGACGGACAATGAAACTTTTGAAGCAGATCACATCATTTTCGCAACAGGAGTTGCTGTGGAATTAGCCGAGAAAGTAGGAATAAAGACAAAAGAAGGTACAGAGCCGCGTATCAAGACCGTTCTTGATGTCGATGCCAAAGGCCAAACCTCCGTCTCAGGCATCTGGGGAGCAGGTACGGTAGCTGGTGTTAGCGTTCACACAATCATTACTGCTGGTGATGGTGCAAGAGTAGCGATCAACGTCATCAGTGAATTAAACGGCGAACGTTATGTCGATCATGATGTATTAAAATCGTAG
- a CDS encoding ABC transporter ATP-binding protein: MIEIKGLTKRFGKKPVVEDVSVSIEPGTITSFIGPNGAGKSTLLSMVSRLLEADTGEVLLDQSSVKRWASGEFAKRVSILKQANYINVRLTIRELVAFGRYPYSKGRLTAEDEKFVDQAIEYLNLTEMQDKFLDELSGGQKQRAFIAMVIAQDTDYVLLDEPLNNLDMKHSVQIMKILRKLVDDLGKTVVIVLHDINFASVYSDRIVALKDGKLVKDGPTHEIINSDTLRDIYDMHIPIQEQEGSRICVYFNSYT, encoded by the coding sequence ATGATTGAAATCAAGGGATTAACAAAGCGATTTGGTAAAAAGCCTGTTGTAGAAGACGTATCTGTATCAATCGAGCCGGGGACGATTACATCGTTTATCGGACCTAATGGTGCTGGTAAATCTACACTGCTTTCTATGGTAAGCCGATTACTTGAAGCAGACACTGGGGAAGTATTATTGGATCAAAGTAGTGTGAAAAGATGGGCGTCTGGTGAATTTGCGAAGCGTGTTTCGATTTTGAAGCAAGCCAATTACATAAATGTGAGATTAACGATACGTGAGCTTGTTGCATTTGGGCGTTATCCGTATTCTAAAGGACGTCTTACAGCAGAGGATGAAAAATTCGTTGATCAAGCCATTGAATATCTGAACTTAACAGAGATGCAAGATAAGTTTTTAGATGAATTGTCGGGCGGTCAAAAACAGCGTGCGTTTATCGCGATGGTTATTGCACAAGATACGGACTATGTTTTGCTTGATGAGCCTTTAAATAATTTAGATATGAAGCACTCTGTTCAAATTATGAAAATTCTACGTAAGCTTGTAGATGATCTTGGTAAAACAGTAGTCATTGTATTACACGATATTAACTTTGCGTCTGTGTATTCCGATCGTATTGTCGCGTTGAAAGACGGTAAGCTTGTAAAAGACGGGCCAACGCATGAAATTATTAATTCGGATACACTGCGAGACATTTACGATATGCATATTCCTATTCAGGAACAAGAAGGCTCTCGGATTTGTGTATATTTTAATTCTTATACTTAA
- a CDS encoding ABC transporter permease yields MRLCILIVATIVLACVSLFIGAIDIKMSDLLDWDSDKAQIFLISRVPRLMAIILAGAGMSIAGLIMQSLSRNKFVSPTTAGTLDAAKLGILISMLFFTSATYMQQVIFSFAFALVGTLIFMQILDRIKFKDVIFVPLIGIMYGNILSSITTFFAYEADLIQNISSWLMGSFTLIISGRYELLYVSVPAVILAYLYANKFTVAGMGEDFAKNLGLSYKLVLNIGLILVAVISTTVVLTVGVIPFLGLIVPNIVSLYLGDNLRKTIPHTAVLGVVFLLVCDIIGRIVIHPYEIPVNVTVAVIGSAIFLIMLFRGRAYAKK; encoded by the coding sequence ATGAGACTATGCATTTTAATCGTTGCAACTATAGTTCTAGCCTGTGTATCGCTATTTATAGGTGCGATTGATATCAAGATGAGTGACTTGCTTGATTGGGATTCGGATAAGGCACAGATTTTCTTAATCAGTCGAGTGCCTCGTCTAATGGCGATTATCTTGGCGGGAGCAGGAATGAGTATTGCTGGTTTGATTATGCAGTCTTTAAGTCGAAATAAATTTGTATCGCCAACGACTGCCGGTACGTTAGATGCAGCAAAGCTAGGAATTCTAATATCTATGCTGTTTTTTACCAGTGCAACGTATATGCAACAAGTGATTTTCAGTTTTGCATTTGCGCTAGTAGGAACCTTGATTTTTATGCAAATACTAGATCGCATTAAGTTTAAAGATGTTATTTTTGTACCGTTAATCGGGATTATGTACGGGAATATTTTGTCATCGATTACGACGTTTTTTGCATACGAAGCAGATCTTATCCAAAATATTTCTTCATGGTTAATGGGAAGTTTCACCTTGATTATTTCTGGTCGCTATGAGTTGTTATATGTAAGTGTTCCAGCGGTGATCTTAGCTTATCTATATGCTAACAAATTTACAGTCGCAGGTATGGGTGAGGATTTTGCGAAAAACCTGGGCTTAAGTTATAAGCTTGTATTAAATATAGGTCTTATTTTAGTTGCCGTTATTTCTACAACTGTCGTGCTAACTGTCGGCGTTATTCCCTTTTTAGGTTTAATTGTACCTAATATTGTCTCTCTATATTTAGGTGATAATTTACGTAAAACCATTCCGCATACAGCGGTTTTAGGGGTTGTCTTCCTACTAGTATGTGACATTATTGGACGCATTGTTATTCACCCTTATGAGATTCCAGTAAATGTAACTGTGGCAGTAATCGGTAGTGCGATCTTCTTAATCATGTTGTTTAGGGGAAGAGCATATGCAAAAAAATAG
- a CDS encoding GNAT family N-acetyltransferase gives MQIGMIEAFQLPLIRQNLLDFIQRFGDKRITHKAIRWLDVLSVDELKQRGNGIAIAIERGELIGVLVVAQFGIHHSFIAVHNDHRKRGIAKLLLREVTKRMDRFYARIAMDNIPSLSTSFSIGMVAIEVVKGPTGKPTLLLGWGNWDRENFPNKM, from the coding sequence ATGCAAATAGGAATGATTGAAGCGTTTCAGCTTCCGCTGATTAGGCAAAACCTTTTAGACTTTATTCAGCGGTTTGGGGATAAGCGAATTACACACAAAGCGATACGATGGTTAGATGTATTGTCAGTGGATGAATTGAAGCAGAGGGGAAATGGTATTGCAATAGCCATAGAAAGAGGGGAGTTAATAGGCGTCTTAGTAGTTGCTCAGTTCGGTATACACCACTCCTTCATTGCTGTCCACAATGATCACAGGAAAAGAGGGATTGCTAAATTGCTACTAAGGGAAGTTACTAAAAGAATGGATAGGTTCTATGCTAGGATCGCAATGGACAATATACCGAGTTTAAGTACTTCTTTCTCCATTGGAATGGTCGCTATAGAAGTTGTAAAGGGGCCGACTGGTAAGCCAACTCTCTTGTTAGGATGGGGCAATTGGGATCGGGAAAACTTCCCTAACAAAATGTAG
- a CDS encoding catalase yields MDKQNRNEDGTSVNGVGGSTDNRLSEGESQETLTNRQGHPITDNQNVRTVGNRGPTTLENYDFLEKISHFDRERIPERVVHARGAGAHGYFEAYGKVGNEPISKYTRAKLFQEAGKRTPVFVRFSTVVGGGHSPETLRDPRGFATKFYTEDGNWDLVGNNLKIFFIRDPLKFPDMVHSFKPDPVTNLPDPERMFDFLSQTPEATHMVTFLFSPWGIPANYRQMQGSGVNTYKWVNQAGEAMLVKYHWEPINQGIKNLLQHEANQIQSTNHNHATQDLYQAIREDNYPEWELCVQIMSDNEHPELDFDPLDPTKLWDPEQFPFLPVGKMVLNKNPENYFAEVEQVAFGTGVLVDGLDFSDDKLLQGRTFSYSDTQRYRVGTNYLQLPVNAPKKHVATNQRDGQMEYQVDMAPGQNPHVNYEPSTLGGLKEAPKRWTEHEPHYKAKLVRQKIDRTNDFAQAGKTYRAFDDVEKNELVSNLVDALKICKPNIQDKMVEYFTNADPEYGQRVKEGLEKAKQEINDHMSTAAADMASKNAENMGHKSDGY; encoded by the coding sequence ATGGATAAACAGAATAGGAATGAAGATGGAACTTCTGTAAACGGGGTTGGAGGTTCTACAGATAACCGACTTTCGGAAGGGGAAAGTCAAGAAACCTTAACCAATAGGCAGGGGCACCCCATAACCGATAATCAAAATGTGAGAACCGTAGGAAACAGAGGACCAACAACATTAGAGAATTATGACTTTCTGGAAAAAATATCTCACTTTGATCGCGAACGAATTCCCGAGAGAGTTGTTCATGCACGTGGAGCAGGAGCCCACGGTTATTTTGAAGCGTATGGAAAAGTTGGTAATGAACCGATCTCTAAATATACAAGAGCCAAACTATTTCAGGAAGCAGGAAAGAGAACGCCTGTGTTTGTCCGTTTCTCTACTGTAGTGGGCGGGGGACACTCACCTGAAACCTTGCGCGACCCTCGCGGTTTCGCTACCAAGTTCTACACTGAAGATGGAAACTGGGATTTAGTAGGTAATAATTTAAAGATTTTCTTTATCCGTGATCCCCTTAAGTTTCCTGATATGGTTCACTCCTTCAAGCCAGACCCAGTTACGAATTTACCGGACCCAGAAAGAATGTTTGATTTCCTTTCTCAGACGCCCGAAGCCACCCATATGGTTACTTTTTTATTTTCTCCTTGGGGGATTCCCGCTAATTATAGACAGATGCAAGGTTCCGGCGTGAATACCTATAAGTGGGTAAATCAAGCGGGGGAAGCCATGCTAGTTAAATATCATTGGGAACCTATCAATCAGGGAATTAAGAACCTACTGCAACATGAAGCAAATCAGATTCAGTCAACCAACCATAATCATGCCACTCAGGATCTATATCAGGCCATTAGGGAAGACAATTACCCAGAGTGGGAGCTTTGCGTTCAGATCATGAGTGATAATGAGCATCCTGAACTAGATTTTGATCCGCTTGACCCGACAAAATTATGGGATCCTGAACAATTTCCGTTCTTGCCTGTAGGGAAGATGGTTCTGAACAAAAATCCTGAAAATTATTTTGCAGAAGTGGAACAGGTCGCCTTTGGTACAGGGGTGCTGGTTGATGGGCTAGATTTTTCCGATGACAAATTACTCCAAGGACGTACTTTTTCTTATTCAGATACGCAAAGATACCGAGTAGGGACAAATTATCTGCAATTACCTGTAAATGCACCCAAGAAGCATGTGGCGACAAACCAACGGGATGGTCAAATGGAATATCAAGTAGACATGGCACCAGGACAAAATCCACATGTCAACTATGAACCCTCCACGCTTGGCGGATTGAAGGAAGCACCGAAGAGATGGACTGAGCATGAACCTCATTACAAGGCCAAGCTTGTTCGCCAAAAGATTGATCGGACGAATGACTTTGCTCAAGCGGGGAAAACGTATCGTGCATTTGATGATGTTGAGAAAAATGAGCTTGTCTCGAATTTAGTGGATGCATTAAAAATTTGCAAACCGAATATTCAAGATAAGATGGTTGAATACTTTACGAATGCTGACCCCGAATATGGTCAGCGTGTGAAAGAAGGACTAGAGAAGGCTAAACAGGAAATAAACGATCATATGAGTACAGCAGCTGCAGATATGGCTAGCAAGAATGCGGAAAATATGGGTCATAAGTCGGACGGATATTAA
- a CDS encoding iron chelate uptake ABC transporter family permease subunit, with product MQKNSAKLIVLAVLATISILLFGFYDIKGGFDYAFPRRMIRVAAMVVTGIAIAYSTVVFQTITHNRILTPSMIGLDSMYEVVQTVIYFFAGSMSIWVVNKYLNFGSSIIAMVLFALILYRFLFRADKHPIYLLLLIGMILGTLLVSLVTFLQVLIDPVEYLSLQTRLFASFINVKADLLYLSIGVLFIALIYGYFIMDKLDVMSLGRENAINLGINYDRMVMNVLILSSFLIATSTALVGPITFFGLIVANLSYQYLVTYKHSVLILGASLISIIALVGGQFLVEHIFELRTTLSVIINFIGGVYFIYLLLKESRAAG from the coding sequence ATGCAAAAAAATAGTGCGAAGTTGATTGTTCTAGCGGTGTTAGCGACTATCAGTATTTTGCTTTTCGGATTTTATGATATCAAAGGTGGCTTTGATTACGCCTTTCCAAGGCGTATGATTCGTGTGGCGGCAATGGTTGTAACAGGGATTGCGATTGCGTATTCAACGGTCGTGTTCCAGACCATTACACATAACCGAATTTTAACCCCTTCTATGATAGGCCTTGATTCTATGTACGAAGTCGTCCAAACGGTCATCTATTTCTTTGCAGGCTCGATGTCGATTTGGGTAGTAAATAAATATCTGAATTTCGGTTCATCTATTATAGCCATGGTATTATTTGCACTGATCTTATATCGTTTCTTATTCCGAGCGGATAAGCACCCTATTTATTTGCTTCTTTTGATTGGGATGATATTAGGAACGCTACTGGTAAGTCTGGTGACATTTTTACAAGTATTGATTGATCCAGTGGAATATTTAAGCCTGCAAACGCGCTTATTCGCAAGCTTTATAAACGTAAAGGCTGACTTATTATATCTTTCCATCGGTGTATTATTCATTGCACTTATTTATGGTTATTTCATTATGGATAAGCTAGATGTTATGTCCCTCGGTCGTGAAAATGCAATTAACCTTGGTATTAACTACGACCGTATGGTCATGAATGTTTTAATTCTATCGTCGTTTTTAATTGCGACATCAACAGCCTTGGTTGGTCCGATTACGTTTTTTGGATTAATCGTAGCGAATCTTTCCTATCAATATTTGGTTACGTATAAGCATTCAGTTTTAATTTTAGGTGCAAGTTTAATCAGTATTATTGCACTGGTAGGTGGTCAATTCCTTGTCGAGCATATATTTGAATTGCGTACAACCTTAAGTGTTATTATCAACTTTATTGGTGGTGTTTACTTTATTTACTTATTACTAAAGGAAAGTAGGGCGGCAGGATGA
- a CDS encoding siderophore ABC transporter substrate-binding protein, with product MKKLKLVSATLAVFLLLAGCGANEEATTAQPKEVAAETKTAETPAAAEESGPAYPMTVSPTLASTKNEEKGTITFKDVTFEKMPEKIVVFDYGFLDTLDALGVKGIAGVAKDSTLPSHLEDYSGDEYTNIGTLKGPLLEDIAALKPDVIFISGRQSVFYEEFKEIAPVVFVGTSQNDYWNTFLASVDVAAKMFGKEKEAEEYLEKYDSALEKIKTLAGNYETSLVAMYNEGKLSGFASNSNYGYIYNIYGFKPVTEDIAASSHGSNFGFEALLEFDPQVLFVIDRTAAVGGESKIKADMENEIIKKTQAFQNNKIVYLDGPLWYLSGGGLQSELAKIEEVLAELK from the coding sequence ATGAAAAAACTAAAGTTAGTTAGTGCAACATTAGCTGTGTTCTTATTGCTTGCCGGTTGTGGCGCTAATGAAGAAGCTACAACAGCCCAACCAAAGGAAGTTGCAGCAGAAACTAAAACTGCAGAAACCCCTGCAGCTGCAGAAGAGAGCGGTCCTGCGTATCCAATGACTGTATCTCCAACATTAGCTTCAACAAAAAATGAAGAAAAAGGTACAATCACTTTTAAAGATGTGACATTCGAAAAAATGCCAGAAAAGATTGTAGTATTTGACTATGGTTTCTTAGATACATTGGATGCACTTGGTGTTAAGGGAATTGCCGGAGTTGCTAAAGACTCCACATTACCATCTCACCTAGAAGACTATTCAGGTGATGAGTACACAAACATTGGTACTTTAAAGGGCCCATTACTTGAAGATATCGCAGCGCTTAAGCCAGATGTAATCTTTATCTCAGGTCGTCAATCTGTATTCTATGAAGAGTTTAAAGAAATTGCTCCTGTAGTATTCGTAGGAACCTCTCAAAATGATTATTGGAACACTTTCTTAGCTTCTGTAGATGTTGCAGCAAAAATGTTCGGTAAGGAAAAGGAAGCTGAAGAGTACCTAGAAAAATATGACTCCGCACTAGAAAAAATTAAGACTTTAGCTGGTAACTATGAAACATCATTAGTTGCGATGTACAACGAAGGTAAATTATCTGGTTTTGCATCGAACTCTAATTATGGTTACATTTATAATATCTATGGCTTCAAACCAGTAACAGAGGATATCGCCGCTTCTTCTCATGGTTCAAACTTCGGTTTCGAAGCACTTTTAGAATTTGATCCACAAGTGTTATTCGTAATCGACCGTACAGCAGCTGTAGGTGGCGAATCAAAGATTAAAGCTGATATGGAAAATGAAATCATTAAGAAAACACAAGCATTCCAAAACAATAAAATCGTTTACTTAGATGGTCCGCTTTGGTACTTAAGTGGTGGCGGTTTACAATCTGAGCTAGCAAAAATTGAAGAAGTTTTAGCAGAATTAAAATAG